The following are encoded in a window of Massilia sp. R2A-15 genomic DNA:
- a CDS encoding GNAT family N-acetyltransferase gives MRTLKATHKTGSFNSGSDILDNWLRTTARQHQNKGISKTYVLIDDATPDSILGFFTLAIRRMMPKEALPVEIAKRLPPSVPCYTLARLAVAKELQGQGIGKILLVAALRKARAAALKVGGVAVFVDAKDERAAEFYKTHGFAPSPSEPLLLTIGINQIPE, from the coding sequence GTGAGGACACTGAAGGCGACGCACAAGACCGGAAGTTTCAACAGCGGCAGCGACATTCTCGATAATTGGCTCAGGACGACAGCGAGGCAGCATCAAAACAAAGGTATTTCCAAGACATACGTATTGATCGACGACGCGACACCGGATTCAATTCTAGGTTTCTTCACCTTGGCAATTCGACGAATGATGCCGAAAGAGGCCTTGCCCGTCGAGATCGCTAAACGACTGCCGCCGAGCGTACCTTGTTACACCCTGGCTCGACTGGCCGTCGCAAAAGAACTTCAGGGTCAGGGAATTGGAAAAATCCTCCTGGTTGCCGCGCTTCGAAAGGCGCGGGCAGCGGCGCTGAAGGTGGGCGGTGTTGCGGTTTTTGTCGATGCTAAAGACGAGCGGGCTGCGGAGTTCTATAAAACGCACGGCTTTGCTCCGTCTCCGTCAGAGCCGCTCCTGCTTACTATCGGGATCAATCAAATTCCCGAGTAA
- a CDS encoding DUF1778 domain-containing protein, translating into MAMNSMADNIRITAQVSDPMAEKLQAAADLTGVSLDDFVIQAALEKAGAIIDREETIWYSREDAEWLIGLLDSPAQPNAKLSQAFERYKNKVNDGSLREDTEGDAQDRKFQQRQRHSR; encoded by the coding sequence ATGGCAATGAATTCCATGGCTGACAACATTCGAATCACTGCACAGGTCTCTGATCCGATGGCGGAGAAGCTGCAAGCCGCCGCCGACCTTACCGGAGTATCCCTTGACGATTTTGTGATTCAGGCCGCGCTGGAGAAGGCCGGCGCCATTATTGATCGCGAGGAAACGATCTGGTATTCGCGAGAGGATGCGGAGTGGCTGATCGGCTTACTGGATAGTCCGGCGCAACCAAATGCCAAGTTGAGCCAGGCGTTCGAGCGATACAAGAACAAGGTCAACGATGGCTCATTGCGTGAGGACACTGAAGGCGACGCACAAGACCGGAAGTTTCAACAGCGGCAGCGACATTCTCGATAA
- a CDS encoding glutaredoxin, whose protein sequence is MTRQILDEAHIHPAIRQAISDRHSDIIREVQDAIASNDVVVVGMAQNPFPKKARKSLDAISAPYKYLEYGSYWSEWRRRSALKMWTGWQSFPMVFVKGVLVGGADDLQRLIDSGEFARMVGPKQGV, encoded by the coding sequence ATGACGCGCCAAATTCTCGACGAAGCCCATATCCATCCTGCCATTCGCCAGGCCATCTCCGACCGGCACTCCGACATCATCCGCGAGGTGCAGGACGCAATCGCCAGCAACGACGTGGTGGTGGTCGGCATGGCGCAGAACCCGTTCCCGAAGAAAGCGCGCAAGTCGCTCGATGCGATTTCGGCGCCGTACAAGTACCTCGAGTACGGCAGCTACTGGAGCGAATGGCGCCGCCGCAGCGCCCTGAAGATGTGGACCGGCTGGCAGAGCTTTCCGATGGTGTTCGTCAAGGGTGTGCTGGTCGGCGGCGCCGATGATTTGCAGCGGCTGATCGACAGCGGGGAGTTTGCGCGGATGGTCGGGCCTAAACAGGGCGTCTGA
- a CDS encoding DEAD/DEAH box helicase, producing MSDTPLPLFSELSLSTAVIKAIKEIGYETPSPIQAATIPLLLANRDVLGQAQTGTGKTAAFALPILSRIDIKQHSPQALVLAPTRELAIQVAEAFQTYAAHIKDFHVLPIYGGQSYGPQLSALRRGVHVIVGTPGRVIDHLDKGSLDISKLKTLVLDEADEMLRMGFIDDVEQILQKTPESRQTALFSATMPSAIKRIAKTYLKEPAEVTVAAKTGTADNIRQRFWMVSGMQKLEALTRILEAEPFDGMIIFARTKLGTEELASKLQARGFAATAINGDMQQAQRERTIAQLKDGKIDILVATDVAARGLDVERISHVINYDVPSDPESYTHRIGRTGRAGRSGEAILFITPREQGLLKAIERATRQPVSPLTLPTVKTINDVRIAKFKDQITETLAAGGNDVFRNLIEEYERELNVPAVEIAAALARLARGDVPLLLEKPDRSAKAAPAWEERPARAPRADAPGRFDRGDVPAFKKERVSRPAEEGMGTFRIEVGHQHGVKPGNIVGAIANEAGIESRFIGRIEIYDDYSTLDLPSDMPPDVMDHLKKVWVAGQQLNITRDGEAPAGKSGGGFAKKAGDRRFAEKGSFSKGLKKEHRKGPKGE from the coding sequence ATGTCCGACACCCCCCTTCCGTTGTTTTCCGAGCTGAGTCTCTCCACCGCCGTCATCAAGGCGATCAAGGAGATCGGCTACGAAACGCCTTCGCCGATCCAGGCCGCCACCATCCCGCTGCTGCTGGCCAATCGCGACGTGCTCGGACAGGCCCAGACCGGAACCGGCAAGACCGCCGCCTTCGCGCTGCCGATCCTGTCGCGCATCGACATCAAGCAGCACTCGCCGCAGGCGCTGGTGCTGGCGCCGACGCGCGAACTGGCGATCCAGGTCGCCGAGGCGTTCCAGACCTACGCGGCGCATATCAAGGACTTCCACGTGCTGCCGATCTACGGCGGCCAGAGCTACGGCCCGCAGCTGTCGGCCTTGCGCCGCGGCGTGCACGTCATCGTCGGCACGCCAGGGCGCGTGATCGACCACTTGGACAAGGGCTCGCTGGACATCTCCAAGCTCAAGACGCTGGTGCTGGACGAGGCGGACGAAATGCTGCGCATGGGCTTCATCGACGACGTCGAGCAGATCCTGCAAAAAACGCCGGAGTCGCGCCAGACCGCGCTGTTCTCGGCCACGATGCCGTCGGCGATCAAGCGCATCGCCAAGACCTATCTCAAGGAGCCGGCGGAAGTGACCGTGGCGGCCAAGACCGGCACCGCCGATAACATCCGCCAGCGGTTCTGGATGGTGTCGGGCATGCAGAAGCTCGAGGCGCTGACCCGCATCCTCGAGGCCGAGCCGTTCGACGGCATGATCATCTTCGCCCGCACCAAGCTGGGCACCGAGGAACTGGCCAGCAAGCTGCAGGCGCGCGGCTTCGCGGCGACCGCCATCAACGGCGACATGCAGCAGGCGCAGCGCGAGCGCACCATCGCCCAGCTCAAGGACGGCAAGATCGACATCCTGGTGGCGACCGACGTCGCCGCGCGCGGGCTGGACGTGGAGCGCATCAGCCACGTGATCAACTACGACGTGCCGTCGGACCCGGAAAGCTACACCCACCGCATCGGCCGCACCGGCCGCGCGGGCCGCAGCGGCGAGGCGATCCTGTTCATCACCCCGCGCGAACAGGGCCTGCTGAAGGCGATCGAGCGCGCCACGCGCCAGCCGGTGTCGCCGCTGACGCTGCCGACCGTCAAAACCATCAATGACGTGCGCATCGCGAAGTTCAAGGACCAGATTACCGAGACCCTGGCCGCGGGCGGCAACGATGTGTTCCGCAACCTGATCGAGGAATACGAGCGCGAGCTGAACGTGCCTGCGGTGGAAATCGCCGCTGCGCTGGCGCGCCTGGCGCGCGGCGATGTGCCGCTGCTGCTGGAAAAGCCGGACCGTTCGGCCAAGGCCGCGCCGGCGTGGGAAGAGCGTCCGGCACGCGCGCCGCGCGCGGATGCGCCGGGCCGTTTCGACCGCGGCGATGTGCCTGCGTTCAAGAAGGAGCGCGTCAGCCGTCCGGCCGAAGAGGGCATGGGCACCTTCCGCATCGAGGTGGGGCATCAGCACGGCGTCAAGCCGGGCAACATCGTCGGCGCCATCGCCAACGAGGCGGGCATCGAATCGAGGTTCATCGGCCGCATCGAGATCTACGACGACTACAGCACGCTGGACCTGCCGTCGGACATGCCGCCTGACGTGATGGATCACCTGAAGAAGGTGTGGGTCGCCGGGCAGCAGCTCAATATCACGCGCGACGGCGAAGCGCCGGCTGGCAAGAGCGGCGGCGGCTTTGCGAAGAAGGCGGGCGACCGCCGGTTCGCGGAGAAGGGCAGCTTCTCCAAGGGGCTGAAGAAAGAACATCGCAAGGGCCCGAAGGGCGAATGA
- a CDS encoding TonB-dependent receptor produces MKIFASKRAMRSAPNGLAFQLSPVAAGCAMLLSALAGSASAQQTAPAATATGEQPIQSVTVSGIRRGIETAIAVKRDATGIVEAISAEDLGKLPDISIAESLARLPGLSAQRVNGQAQSISIRGTSGDLSTALLNGREQVSTSSDRTVEYDQYPSELINAVTVYKTADAAVVGQGLSGTVDLQTIKPLSLRERAFNVNVRGERNSLGKISAGSPDKGNRVSMSYIDQFANRTIGIALGYARQDKPNVSNQFETWDWVDGSVAGGPTVKVPKGIKALAVTGNQVRDGLMGVLEWHPSREFTSTVDVYHSRFKQDEIRRGMEIQLADSGSTVFSNPTVVNGTMIAGTASNLRPVVRNNEQTRNDKLSAIGWNNKFISGDWTAVADLSHSKADHAERLIEINASVQNAQSLAFNYANGGVPELSLTGNYADPAGVRIGSNFGEGYVNAPSLTDKLTSFRFSLERRFDSSVFHSAEVGFNSSKRSKVKQHLETGFNKIGDGSFSPSVINGSQDLLGLPDTLSWDIGGVLSKNFGPFTPAVLVPWGATKNWSIDEKVNTGYLKMNIDSELMSMPLHGNVGVQVVHTDQSSTANTLRRWPFADLIPLTDGKSYTDVLPSINLSWSLPDQQVVRFGAGKTLARAKLNELNAALEVGLTQDSKGKPFGNGGNAQLDPWRANAFDLSYEKYFGTKGYVSAAGFYKNLKSYIYKVTNPADFTEYRLVGADSNIGTLTQPKNGQGGRLSGLEFAASTPLDMLTPALAGFGVTANASFTSSQITIKDQAFGNQDIPLPGLSKRVFNLTAYYEANGYSARVSQRRRSDFVGEIGGIGGQRDLTFVKADSVVDLQLGYDFASVKGLSVLFQVNNLTDTAFETYSAQKDRPHGYAKYGRQMLLGLNYKM; encoded by the coding sequence ATGAAGATTTTCGCAAGCAAGCGCGCCATGCGCAGCGCGCCTAACGGCCTGGCATTCCAGTTGAGCCCCGTGGCCGCCGGCTGCGCGATGCTGTTGTCGGCGCTGGCCGGCTCGGCAAGCGCCCAGCAAACCGCGCCTGCCGCCACCGCAACGGGCGAGCAGCCAATCCAGTCGGTCACCGTGAGCGGTATCCGCCGCGGTATCGAGACCGCCATCGCGGTCAAGCGCGACGCCACCGGTATCGTCGAAGCCATTTCGGCCGAAGACCTGGGCAAGCTGCCGGACATCAGCATCGCCGAATCGCTGGCCCGCTTGCCAGGCCTGTCGGCCCAGCGCGTCAACGGCCAGGCCCAATCGATCAGCATTCGCGGCACCTCCGGCGACCTGTCCACCGCGCTGTTGAATGGCCGCGAGCAGGTCAGCACCAGTTCCGACCGCACCGTCGAATACGACCAGTATCCATCGGAGCTGATCAACGCCGTCACCGTGTACAAGACCGCCGACGCGGCCGTGGTGGGCCAGGGCCTGTCGGGCACCGTGGACCTGCAGACGATCAAGCCGCTGTCGCTGCGCGAGCGCGCCTTCAACGTCAACGTGCGCGGCGAGCGCAATTCGCTGGGCAAGATCAGCGCCGGTTCGCCGGACAAGGGCAACCGCGTCAGCATGTCCTACATCGACCAGTTCGCGAACCGCACGATCGGTATCGCGCTCGGTTATGCGCGCCAGGACAAGCCGAACGTGTCGAACCAGTTCGAGACCTGGGACTGGGTGGACGGCTCGGTCGCCGGCGGCCCGACCGTCAAGGTACCGAAGGGCATCAAGGCGTTGGCCGTGACCGGCAACCAGGTGCGCGATGGCCTGATGGGCGTGCTCGAGTGGCATCCTAGCCGCGAGTTCACCTCCACCGTCGACGTGTACCACTCGCGCTTCAAGCAGGACGAGATCCGCCGCGGCATGGAAATCCAGCTGGCCGACAGCGGCAGCACGGTATTTTCCAACCCGACCGTCGTCAACGGCACGATGATCGCGGGCACCGCCAGCAACCTGCGCCCGGTCGTGCGCAACAACGAGCAGACTCGCAACGACAAGCTGTCGGCGATCGGCTGGAACAACAAATTCATCAGCGGCGACTGGACTGCCGTCGCGGACCTGAGCCACTCGAAGGCCGACCACGCAGAGCGTCTGATCGAAATCAACGCCAGCGTGCAGAACGCGCAGTCGCTCGCCTTCAATTACGCCAACGGCGGCGTTCCCGAGCTGAGCCTGACCGGCAATTATGCCGATCCGGCAGGTGTCAGGATCGGCAGTAATTTCGGCGAAGGCTACGTCAACGCGCCTAGCCTGACCGACAAGCTGACCTCGTTCCGCTTCAGCCTCGAGCGCCGCTTCGACAGCAGCGTGTTCCACAGCGCGGAAGTCGGCTTCAATTCGTCCAAGCGTTCGAAGGTCAAGCAGCACCTCGAGACCGGCTTCAACAAGATCGGCGACGGCAGCTTCTCGCCGTCCGTGATCAACGGTTCGCAAGACCTGCTTGGCCTGCCCGACACCCTGAGCTGGGATATCGGTGGCGTGCTGTCGAAGAACTTCGGTCCGTTCACGCCCGCCGTGCTGGTGCCTTGGGGCGCGACCAAGAACTGGAGCATCGACGAGAAGGTCAACACCGGCTACCTGAAGATGAACATCGACAGCGAACTGATGTCGATGCCGCTGCACGGCAACGTTGGCGTGCAAGTCGTGCATACCGACCAGAGTTCGACCGCCAACACATTGCGTCGCTGGCCGTTTGCCGACCTGATCCCGTTGACCGACGGCAAGTCCTACACCGACGTTTTGCCTAGCATCAACCTGTCGTGGAGCCTGCCGGACCAGCAAGTGGTGCGCTTCGGCGCCGGCAAGACGCTGGCGCGCGCCAAGCTCAATGAGCTGAACGCGGCGCTCGAAGTTGGCCTGACCCAGGACTCGAAAGGCAAGCCGTTCGGTAACGGCGGCAACGCCCAGCTCGACCCATGGCGCGCCAACGCGTTCGACCTGTCGTACGAGAAGTATTTCGGCACCAAGGGCTATGTCTCGGCCGCCGGTTTCTACAAGAATCTGAAGTCGTACATCTACAAGGTCACCAACCCGGCCGACTTCACCGAGTACCGCCTGGTCGGCGCCGACAGCAACATCGGCACCCTGACCCAGCCAAAGAATGGCCAGGGTGGTCGCCTGAGCGGCCTGGAGTTCGCGGCATCGACTCCGCTCGACATGCTGACCCCGGCCTTGGCAGGTTTTGGCGTGACGGCGAACGCATCGTTCACCAGCAGCCAGATCACCATCAAGGACCAGGCCTTCGGCAACCAGGACATTCCATTGCCTGGCCTGTCCAAGCGCGTGTTCAACCTGACCGCCTACTATGAAGCCAATGGCTACTCGGCCCGCGTCAGCCAGCGTCGCCGCAGCGATTTCGTCGGCGAAATCGGCGGCATCGGCGGCCAGCGCGACCTGACGTTCGTGAAGGCGGACAGCGTGGTCGACCTGCAGCTCGGTTACGACTTCGCCAGCGTCAAGGGTCTGTCGGTGCTGTTCCAGGTGAATAACCTGACCGACACCGCGTTCGAAACCTACTCGGCGCAGAAGGACCGTCCGCACGGCTACGCCAAGTATGGCCGCCAGATGCTGCTGGGCCTGAACTACAAGATGTAA
- a CDS encoding glycoside hydrolase family 13 protein: MNNFLAPFLVSAACLTAGAAHAFDYRIDHIEPPSWWTGMQNKKLQLMVHGPHLADLDPVLDYPGVRIDAVTRVPNRNYVFIDLTVGDQAMPGKFDITFRGAGASINYSYQLMAREPGSAQRKGFNSADAIYQVMPDRFANGAPANDSAPALAEKADRKNPSGRHGGDIEGIIGHLDYIAAMGFTQLWPTPLVENDMPDYSYHGYAATDHYRIDARYGSNEDFRRLSDEARKKGIGVIQDVVLSHIGLGHWWMKDMPMPDWINHGGKFVPTEHHRVSVQDPYGSESDRQNFTTGWFGPHMPDLNQTNPMVSNYLIQNNIWWIEYAHLSGLRIDTYGYSDTAFLTEYTRRIMAEYPNLNMVGEEWHKSPAVVSHWQRGKVNANGYVNSLPGLMDFPMMYAMRTALTDKDAGFNEAYETLSLDYLYPDPASLVLFEGNHDVARMYSAVGEDFDLYKMDLVFTMTAPRIPQFYYGTEVLMTSTAKGRDDASYRHDFPGGWAGDKINAFTGAGLTSKQREAQAFVSKLVNWRKSQPVIHHGKTMQFGPEHDTWVYFRYDDSKTVMVAFNKNAKPASLPTARFQEILKGARSGVDALTGKTFDLSATLTLPARSVVILEI; encoded by the coding sequence ATGAATAATTTTCTTGCCCCCTTCCTCGTCAGCGCCGCCTGCCTGACCGCCGGCGCCGCGCACGCGTTCGACTACCGCATCGACCACATAGAGCCGCCATCCTGGTGGACCGGCATGCAGAACAAGAAGCTGCAGCTGATGGTGCACGGCCCGCATCTCGCCGACCTCGATCCGGTGCTTGACTATCCAGGCGTGCGCATCGACGCGGTCACGCGGGTCCCCAACCGCAATTACGTGTTCATCGACCTGACGGTCGGCGACCAGGCCATGCCGGGAAAATTCGACATCACCTTCCGCGGCGCCGGCGCCAGCATCAATTACAGCTACCAGCTGATGGCGCGCGAGCCCGGCTCCGCGCAGCGCAAAGGCTTCAACAGCGCCGACGCCATTTACCAGGTCATGCCCGACCGCTTCGCCAATGGCGCGCCGGCCAACGACAGCGCGCCGGCGCTGGCGGAGAAAGCCGACCGCAAGAATCCCTCCGGCCGTCACGGCGGCGACATCGAAGGCATCATCGGCCACCTCGACTACATCGCCGCGATGGGCTTCACCCAGCTCTGGCCCACCCCGCTGGTGGAGAACGACATGCCGGACTACTCGTACCACGGCTACGCCGCGACCGACCATTACAGGATCGACGCGCGCTACGGCAGCAACGAGGACTTCCGCCGCCTGTCCGATGAAGCGCGCAAGAAGGGCATCGGCGTCATCCAGGACGTCGTGCTGTCGCATATCGGATTGGGCCACTGGTGGATGAAGGACATGCCGATGCCCGACTGGATCAACCACGGCGGCAAATTCGTGCCGACCGAGCACCACCGCGTGTCGGTGCAGGACCCGTACGGATCCGAGTCGGACCGCCAGAACTTCACCACCGGCTGGTTCGGCCCGCACATGCCCGACCTGAACCAGACCAATCCAATGGTGTCTAACTATCTAATCCAGAACAACATCTGGTGGATCGAATACGCGCACCTGTCAGGTCTTCGCATCGACACCTACGGCTATTCGGACACCGCCTTCCTCACCGAGTACACGCGACGCATCATGGCCGAATACCCGAACCTGAACATGGTGGGCGAAGAGTGGCACAAGTCGCCGGCCGTGGTGTCGCACTGGCAGCGCGGGAAGGTCAACGCCAACGGCTATGTCAACTCGCTGCCTGGCCTGATGGACTTCCCGATGATGTACGCGATGCGCACCGCGCTCACCGACAAGGACGCGGGCTTCAACGAAGCCTACGAAACGCTGTCGCTCGACTACCTGTATCCCGATCCCGCCAGCCTGGTGCTATTCGAAGGGAACCACGACGTCGCGCGCATGTACAGCGCGGTGGGCGAAGATTTCGACCTGTACAAGATGGACCTGGTGTTCACGATGACGGCGCCGCGCATCCCCCAGTTCTACTACGGCACCGAAGTGCTGATGACCAGCACCGCCAAGGGCCGCGACGACGCCAGCTACCGCCACGACTTCCCGGGCGGCTGGGCCGGCGACAAGATCAACGCCTTCACCGGCGCGGGACTCACGTCAAAGCAGCGCGAGGCGCAGGCCTTCGTGTCGAAGCTGGTCAACTGGCGCAAGTCTCAGCCGGTCATCCATCACGGGAAGACAATGCAGTTCGGCCCGGAGCATGACACCTGGGTCTACTTCCGCTACGACGACAGCAAGACGGTCATGGTCGCCTTCAACAAGAACGCCAAGCCTGCGAGCCTGCCGACAGCGCGCTTCCAGGAGATCCTCAAGGGCGCGCGTTCCGGCGTCGATGCGCTCACTGGCAAGACCTTCGACCTGTCGGCCACGCTGACGCTGCCGGCGCGCTCGGTCGTCATTCTCGAGATCTGA
- a CDS encoding amylo-alpha-1,6-glucosidase: MKRTLLALAASLALHPAMAQVPGVDAFFDAMAITVAPGHQSQFVAGDNLDGYFAGMTQSLGKGEGYVTRAGTLLLDYSSIVDGVANDRAGSREQVLPYGRRVRFPNGATEEMALLSKRHALAMAVTSPRAATLAIAPMLVKAGALRQDGDVVSGPVGSMFVAFAADQPFILGEGLVLRSVQPARSFTVVAAFGASEAEAAQRARQLAASDPIRAEKAARHAALTRSYLATSDAEYNKALNWAKASASMFVVEEFGTGIWAGLPWFRDNWGRDTFIALPGTLLVSGQFDQAKAVLANFARFQNLNRDKEYGRIPNRVSATEKTIYNTVDGTPWMLREALEYIRYTGDKECAAQMYKLAVPYFEGAIANYTDAQGLLSHDSADTWMDARIENRQPWSARGPRAVEIQALWYTALKTGAELAAQAGDATKAREWSALAEKVQRSFLSAFWDGAVMADRLREDGSRDTKVRPNQLMLVSIPFDDFVPPAVQARVTRNAVSELLYPYGIASLSQIDPYFHPRHENPAFHHKDAAYHQGTIWGWNAGFTVTALDKFGYQDLAWPLTQNLGRQILGLGTLGTMSELLDAMPDANGKLKPSGTYAQSWSVAEYARNGYQDYVGFRPDLPANTLAFTPAIPAAWTSFYALLPFGAGEAVEVDFKRQRWTFRLKGATPRTVRFSFLNADKSRSQVSFTLTPAHPATLTLGNRKASLDGRALQVQSAQASYAGVIGKLGFRTPAQYVPAHFPMLRSKDALKGVVERGEYR; the protein is encoded by the coding sequence ATGAAGCGCACACTGCTGGCACTGGCCGCGTCGCTCGCGCTGCATCCGGCCATGGCGCAAGTGCCGGGCGTCGACGCCTTCTTCGATGCGATGGCCATCACCGTCGCGCCGGGCCACCAGTCGCAGTTTGTCGCCGGCGATAACCTCGACGGCTACTTCGCAGGCATGACCCAGAGCTTGGGCAAGGGCGAAGGCTACGTCACGCGCGCCGGCACATTATTACTTGACTACTCAAGTATCGTCGATGGTGTCGCCAATGACCGCGCCGGTTCGCGCGAACAGGTGCTGCCGTACGGACGCCGCGTGCGCTTCCCGAACGGCGCCACCGAGGAGATGGCGCTGCTGTCGAAGCGGCACGCGCTGGCGATGGCGGTGACCAGTCCGCGCGCCGCCACGCTGGCGATCGCGCCGATGCTGGTCAAGGCCGGCGCGCTGCGCCAGGACGGCGACGTTGTGAGCGGCCCGGTCGGCAGCATGTTCGTCGCCTTCGCCGCGGACCAGCCGTTCATCCTCGGAGAAGGCCTCGTGCTGCGCAGCGTGCAGCCTGCGCGCTCCTTCACCGTGGTGGCCGCGTTCGGCGCCAGCGAGGCCGAGGCAGCGCAGCGCGCGCGCCAGCTGGCCGCATCCGATCCGATTCGCGCCGAAAAAGCCGCCCGCCATGCCGCCCTCACCCGCAGCTACCTCGCCACCAGCGACGCCGAATACAACAAGGCGCTGAACTGGGCCAAGGCCTCCGCGTCGATGTTCGTGGTCGAGGAATTCGGCACCGGCATCTGGGCCGGCCTGCCGTGGTTCCGCGATAACTGGGGCCGCGACACCTTCATCGCCCTGCCCGGCACCTTGCTCGTCTCCGGCCAGTTCGACCAGGCGAAGGCCGTGCTGGCGAACTTCGCCCGCTTCCAGAACCTCAACCGCGACAAGGAATACGGCCGCATCCCGAACCGCGTGTCGGCCACCGAAAAGACCATCTACAACACAGTGGACGGCACGCCGTGGATGCTGCGCGAAGCGCTCGAATATATCCGCTACACCGGCGACAAGGAGTGTGCCGCGCAGATGTACAAACTGGCCGTGCCCTACTTCGAAGGCGCCATCGCCAACTACACCGATGCGCAGGGGCTGCTGTCGCACGACAGCGCCGACACATGGATGGACGCCCGCATCGAAAACAGGCAGCCGTGGTCCGCGCGCGGCCCGCGCGCCGTCGAAATCCAGGCGCTGTGGTACACCGCCCTGAAAACCGGCGCCGAACTGGCGGCGCAAGCCGGCGACGCTACAAAAGCGCGCGAATGGTCGGCGCTGGCCGAAAAAGTTCAGCGCAGCTTCCTGTCCGCTTTCTGGGACGGCGCGGTAATGGCCGACCGCCTGCGCGAGGACGGCAGCCGCGACACCAAGGTCCGCCCGAACCAGCTGATGCTCGTCTCGATTCCGTTCGACGATTTCGTGCCGCCCGCGGTGCAGGCGCGCGTGACGCGCAACGCCGTGTCCGAACTGCTCTACCCCTACGGCATCGCCTCGCTCAGCCAGATTGACCCCTACTTCCATCCGCGCCACGAGAACCCTGCCTTCCACCACAAGGACGCCGCCTACCACCAGGGCACGATCTGGGGCTGGAACGCCGGCTTCACGGTCACCGCGCTCGACAAGTTCGGCTACCAGGATTTGGCGTGGCCCCTGACGCAAAATCTCGGACGCCAGATCCTCGGCCTCGGCACGCTGGGGACGATGAGCGAACTGCTCGACGCCATGCCCGATGCGAACGGCAAGCTGAAACCGTCCGGCACTTATGCGCAATCGTGGAGCGTGGCCGAATATGCGCGCAACGGCTACCAGGACTACGTCGGCTTCCGGCCCGACCTGCCGGCCAACACGCTGGCGTTCACTCCCGCGATTCCGGCCGCATGGACCTCGTTCTACGCGCTGCTGCCGTTCGGCGCCGGTGAGGCGGTCGAAGTCGATTTCAAGCGTCAGCGCTGGACCTTTCGTCTGAAGGGCGCCACGCCGCGAACCGTCCGTTTCAGCTTCCTCAACGCCGACAAGAGCCGGTCGCAGGTTTCGTTCACGCTCACGCCGGCGCATCCGGCCACGCTCACGCTCGGCAATCGCAAGGCGTCGCTGGATGGCCGCGCGCTGCAGGTGCAATCGGCGCAGGCTTCCTACGCTGGCGTGATCGGCAAGCTGGGCTTCCGCACGCCGGCGCAGTACGTGCCCGCGCACTTCCCGATGCTGCGATCGAAAGATGCCCTCAAGGGTGTCGTCGAACGGGGCGAATACCGATGA